Within Hydrogenophaga sp. PAMC20947, the genomic segment GCTGCGATCAAATCGCTGCTCGGCCTGGCACCCAAGACCGCACGCCGGATCAATGCCGACGGCACCGAAGAGGACATTCCACTGTCTCATGTTCATGAAGGCGACCGCCTGCGCGTTCGCCCTGGCGAGAAGGTGCCGGTCGACGGCGTCGTTATCGAGGGCAGCAGCTCACTGGACGAATCGATGCTCACCGGTGAGCCACTGCCGGTCACCAAACGCGCCGGCGACAAGCTGATTGGCGCGACGATGAACACCAGCGGAGCGCTGGTGATGCAATCCGAACACGTCGGCTCAGCCACCGTGCTGTCGCAAATCGTGCAGATGGTGGCGCAGGCCCAGCGCTCGCGCGCGCCGATGCAGCGCATGGCCGACGTCGTGGCGGGCTACTTTGTCGTCTCGGTGGTGTCCGTCGCGCTGCTGACCTTCTTTGCCTGGGGCTTCTTCGGTCCGGAACCGAGCTGGGTTTTTGGCCTGATCAACGCGGTGTCGGTGCTGATCATTGCCTGCCCTTGCGCGCTGGGCCTGGCCACGCCCATGTCGATCATGGTCGCCACCGGCAAGGGCGCGACGAATGGCGTGCTGTTCCGCGATGCCGCCGCGATCGAGAACCTGCGCAAGGTCGACACCCTGATCGTCGACAAGACCGGCACGCTGACCGAAGGTCGGCCGACCTTCGAGCGCGCAGTGGCCATGCAAGGATTCGACGAGCAGGACATCCTCCGCATGGCGGCCAGTCTGGACCAGGGCAGCGAACATCCGCTGGCCGCAGCCATCGTGGCGGCCGCCAATGAGCAGGGTCTGAAGCTGTCGAAGCCGGAGGCGTTCGATTCCGAGTCAGGCATTGGGGTGCAAGGCACGGTTGATGACAAGGCCTTGGCATTGGGCAATACGGCGCTGATGAATCAACTGGGTATTCAGGTCGATGCGCTGAAGAGCCAGGCCGAGGAACTGCGCGGCCAGGGTGCCAGCGTGATGCACCTGGCTATCGACGGCCAGCTGGCCGGACTGCTGGCCGTGTCCGACCCGGTCAAGGCCACGACAGCGGAGGCGCTGAAGGCGTTGCGCGAAGCGGGCCTGCGCGTGGTGATGGCCACGGGGGATGGCCTCACCACGGCCAAGGCGGTTGGCAAGCGCCTGGGCATCGACGAAGTCCACGGGGAAGTCACGCCGGCCGACAAGCTGAAGCTGGTTGAGAAGTTGCAGGCGGAAGGCTGCGTGGTCGCGATGGCAGGCGACGGCATCAACGACGCGCCGGCACTGGCCAGGGCCGATGTGGGGATCGCCATGGGCACCGGCACCGACGTGGCAATGAACAGCGCCCAGCTCACGCTGATCAAGGGCGACTTGCGCGGGATCGCGACAGCGCGGGCGCTGTCGGTGGCGACCGTGGCCAACATGAAGCAGAACCTGGCCTTTGCCTTCGTCTACAACGCGATCGGTGTGCCGCTGGCCGCCGGTGTGCTTTACGCGTTCACCGGTTGGCTGCTGTCGCCCATGTTCGCTGCGCTGGCCATGAGCCTGAGCTCGGCATCCGTGATCAGCAACGCCTTGCGGCTCAGGAACACCAAGCTGATTGGCGAGTGACCAGGGCGAAGGACAGCACCACTCATGGACATTCTTGCGCACACCTTGTGGGCCAGCGCTGGCGTGGCACTGTTGAGCAGGCGCGTGCCGATCAAGCCCGGCGCAGCGGCCGCAACCATCGCACTCGCAGCATTGCCCGATGTATTTCAAATGCTACCTGTGCTGGGCTGGTGGATTTTCAGTTCGGGAACGTTTGATGCGGTCAACGCATTTGCCATCGCCGTGCCTGGTCAAGAGCCGAGCATGCCGGCCATGGTCACCCTCATCTCACATCACACGCACTGCATGGCACACAGCGCGCTGGTCGCGGGAGCGGTGACATTGGTCGCCTGGCGGGTGCGGGCATGGCTGTTGCTCCCGCTGCTGGGGTGGTGGTCTCACATCATCATCGATGTGTTCACTCATTCAGCAGACTACTACGCGTCACCCGTTCTTTATCCGCTCACCCAGCGCGGTTTCGATGGCATTGCGTGGAACACACCCTGGTTCATGATGCTGAACTACTCGGCGCTTGCCGTCGTTGCCCTCATCATTTTGAGCACCGCCAAACGAAAAACAGAACCGTAATTGGCCAGTTGCCCAGACCCACCAAGATCTGACCGCATTCTTCTCAGGAGCCAACGCTGTTTGCTTTGCGCCATTCTTTGGCGCACAAGGATGTCAAATTGAAAGAAGCACAAGATACAACACGACCATTCGGACAACGCCTATAAGAAGGGCTCAATCACATACGGTGGTTCATTGGGGCGTGTTCCGCTACCGCCGCAAGGAAATCGGGGCGTCAGCTGCGGTATTGTTGATGGCGTTTGGATTCGAACAGCGGTATCTGCCACGCTGGTTGTACTGGCGGCGGATTGATCAGAAGTCGAGGGGGAAGCGCAAGGCCATGACAAACCAGTGATCCGGATTCAACCTGTGGGGTTTCCATACACACCCGAAAGCAATGCTCACAACACTGCATGAATACCCCACACAAGACAAGTCATGCATATTTGGAGGTACCCATGAAAGCATGGAAAAGGATTTTCGTAACCGCACTGGGCATGGCATTGCTCACAAGCGCTGGCTTCGCATGGTCTCAGCGCATCCGGGATTTGCCGGCTGCTTCACAGGGAATAAAAATACCGGCGTTTTCGTCAATGGCCCTGGCAGGCCAACGCGCCTACGATGCCACTTGCGCGAAATGCCATGGGGCAAACGGCACGGGCACGGACAAAGGGCCTCCGTTCCTCGATCCCGTTTACAACCCGGGGCACCATGCCGACGAGGCGTTCATGCGCGCGGTGCGCAACGGCGTTCGCCAGCACCACTGGGGCTTCGGTGACATGCCGGCGCAGCCCACAGTCACAGAGAGTGAGATTCAACAGATTGTTCGGTATGTGCGTGAGTTGCAACAGGCCAACGGAATGGTGTTTGAGGCACACCGCATGTGAAAGTGCCTTGGTTGGTGAGCGCCTGGTGGACAGCAACCCGCCCAAAATACGGATCGACTGTCTCTCGTGTCAAAGCCGTCCCAGCCAAGCTTGCAGACGCGCGATCTACCGATTCCCCTCGTTGACCAATTCATTGCTCTTGCGGATATCCGAGGGCCATTGCGCCTTGATCCACGACAATACGGCGACGATCTCTTCGTCATTCAGAACGCCAGAATAGATGGGCATCGTGGTCTGGTATGTCTCGTCGCCAATGACATGGGCGACCCCCAGTTTGGTGATCTGAAACAGGGTTTCATCGGAGTGATGCCATGTGTGACCGCTGGCATTGTGTGGCGGAGCAGGCAGGAAACCCCTTGAGTCCCGTGAACGCCATTCCGGTTGCCCTTCGAGATTCGATCCGTGGCACGACGCGCAATGCGACTGGTATATCCGTGCGCCGATTGCCACAGTTTTTCCGTCGTCCGGGTGCAATCGATAGGGGCGATCTTTGGTCCACTTTGGCACAAGAAAGATCAGACTGGTCACCGCTGCGATCGTCACGACAGCAAGCGCAAGCGCAAATTTGTGGATTTTCATGGCATCTGTGGTGACCGACCCGCTGTTGATTCTCCAACCGTGGCGACCTGTCAAAACCAGCGTCCGGTGACAGCGGGTATGGGGTCAGATCATCCAGCTCGTGCATGCGCCCGGATCGCTCTGGTGCGACGAAAAGCAACGAAAACGGGGCCCGACGACGACGTCCGCATTGCGGTCCATGAAGGGTCATTCAAACCGTCATCGTCTGCGCTTGCTTTGGCCGAGTGCCAACATCTTTGGCCTGCGATTGAGCACACACGCTCCTGAAATCATCCCCTATCCGCAAACCACATCCTCCGCATCCAGCGAAGGCGGTCGCATCAGGTCATCGTCGATGCCCATGACCGCGCTGGCCCGCTCGACCGCCCGCCACAATGGCGCCGGCATCTTCAGGATTTCTTCGGGCGAGTCGGCTCGCGCTATCCAGGCGCTGATTTGGTGATGCTGGTCGGCCGTCAGCAATGCCAGGTTCAGCATCTCGTCAATTATTTTCATCGTGTTATCAGGTCAATTTTGGCACATGCGCCCCTGTGATCGCTTCACGAGGGAACAGTTCACATGCGGTCACAAGTGAACGCAAGGTTACGGCAGTTCCCGTCGAAAGCGAGGCGCAGCGTTCGATCAGGTCAAAGAATTTTGGGGGTGGAATAGGCGTCGACCGCCAAGCTGAACCCTGGGGAAGCGCTGCAAAACCCTCGCGACACACAACCTTAAGGGAAAACCCGGCACACTTGGAGGATGAGTCAATCCACTGCACCCGAACGCCCCAAGGCGAGCACCCCCCAATCGCTGAGCGGCCTGCGGCCCTTCATTCGCCCCTACCGCTGGCAGATCGCTCTGGCGATCCTGTTTCTGGTGCTGGCGGCAGCCGCCACGCTGGTTTTCCCCGTGGCCCTGCGCCAGCTGATCGACGGCGGCCTCGTCGCGGGTGACCGCAGCGCCCAGGCCATGGGTTTGCGGGGCCACTTCCTGGAACTGTTTGCTGTGGCGTTTGCCCTGGGCATTTTTTCAGCGGTGCGCTTCTACCTGGTGAGCTGGCTCGGCGAGCGGGTCACCACCGACTTGCGCAATGCGGTCTACAGCCATGTGTTGCGCCAGAGCCCCGAGTTCTTTGAGTCCACCCAGACCGGCGAAGTGCTCAGCCGCCTGACCACCGACACCACCCTGGTACAAACCGTGGTCGGCTCCTCGTTGTCCATGGGCCTGCGCAACGGCGTCATGGGCCTGGGCGCCCTGATCATGCTGGTGTGGACCAACCCCTATGTGATGACACAGGTTTTGCTCATCCTGTTGCTGGTGGTGCTGCCCAGCATGTGGTTTGGTCGCCGCGTGCGCAAGCTCTCGCGCGCCAGTCAGGACCGCGTGGCCGACGCCAGTGCCATCGCGGCCGAGGTGTTGAACGCCATCCCTGTGGTGCAAAGCTACACCGCCGAAGACCGCGAAGCCCAGCGCTTTGGCAAAGCCACCGAAAGCGCGTTCAAGACGGCCATCAAGCGCGCGAGCGCCCGCTCGGTGCTGGTGGCTTTCATCATCATCACCACCTCGGCCCTGCTGCTGTGGGGCCTGTACCAGGGCACGCAAGCGGTGATCAACGGCGATATCACGCCCGGCCACCTGGGCCAGACCGTGGTTTACATCATCATCCTGGCGGGCTCGGTGGCTGTGCTGGGCGAGGTCTATGGCGACTTGCTGCGCGCAGCGGGCGCCAGCGAACGCTTGATGGAGCTGCTGGCCAGCGAATCGCCGGTGCAATCCCCCACCAGCCCGGTGGATCTCCCGCGCCCCGAAGGCGGCAGTGCCGTCACGTTTCACAAGCTGGATTTCCGCTACCCGTCGCGGCCCAACCAGGCCTCGCTCGACGATTTCAGCCTCTTTGTGCAACCAGGCCAGACCGTGGCACTGGTCGGGGCCAGCGGCGCAGGAAAAACCACGGTGTTCAGCCTGCTGCTGCGTTACTACGACCCGCAGCGGGGCCGCATCGAGGTCGACGGCGTGCCCATCAACCAGCTGAGTCTCGAAGACTTGCGCAACCGTGTGGGTATCGTGCCGCAAGATCCGGTGATTTTTTCCAGCAGTGCGATGGAGAACATCCGCTACGGCAAGCCAGACGCTTCTGACGAGGAAGTGAAAGCCGCCGCCATGGCCGCATTTGCCGACGAGTTCATCATGGATTTGCCCGAGCAGTACAACACTTACTTGGGCGAGCGCGGCGTGCGGCTCTCGGGCGGCCAGCGCCAGCGCATCGCGATCGCGCGGGCCATGCTGAAAAATCCGCCGCTGCTCCTGCTCGACGAAGCCACCAGCGCGCTTGACGCACAAAGTGAACGCGTGGTGCAGGCCGCGCTGGAATCGGCTATGCGCGACCGCACCACCCTCGTGATCGCCCACCGCCTGGCCACGGTGCAGCGGGCGGACCACATCGTGGTGCTTGACCATGGCCGCATCGTGGAACAAGGCACGCACGCCGAGTTGATCGAACGCGGAGGCATCTACGAAGGCCTTGCGGCTCTGCAGTTCACCACGTAAAGGGGTTGCCCCCACGCTCCACCGCTGCGCGGGTCGCTGCCCCCCGAGGGGGCTGACCTGGCTTGGGGCGGCCCTGCGCTGCGGTCGGCGGCCCCCACGCTCCGCCGCTGCGCGGGTCGCTGCCCCCCGAGGGGGCTGACCTGGCTTGGGGCGGCCCTGCGCTGCGGTCGGCGGCCCCCACGCTCCGCCGCTGCGCGGGTCGCTGCCCCCCGAGGGGGCTGACCTGGCTTGGGGCGGCCCTGCGCTGCGGTCGGCGGCCCCCACGCTCCGCCGCTGCGCGGGTCGCTGCCCCCCCGAGGGGGCTGACCTTGCTTGGGGCGGCCCTGCGCGGCGGTCGGCGGCCCCCACACTCCGCCGCTGCGCGGGTCGCTGCCCCCCCGAGGGGGCTGACCTGGCTTGGGGCGGCCCTGCGCTACGGTCGGCGCAACCTTTACACGGCGCCGGTGTATTCGCCGCGCGCTGGGTAGTCTTTGGACACTGCGAAGTCGATAGCGCCGATGAGGTCCTGGAATTGTGGGCGAGCGAACGGCATGGTTTGCGTGGCGCCGTAATACAGCGTGCCATCGGGCCGCACCAGGAACACGCCGGGCTCGCTGAACAACTCAGGCTCGTCGATGCCGATGGACGTGGTGCCGCGAGACGTGCTGATGTACAGCCCCCATTCGCGGGCGCTGCGAAGGCTCAGGTCGTAGGCAAACTTCACGCCGCTGGCTTTCACTTTTTCGGCCATGGCCTTGCCGCGCTCTTCCGAGTCGCTACTGATCGCCACCACCTGCACGCCACGACTGGCAAATTCAGGCGCCAGACGCTCGAGCTCCAGCAGGTATTTGGCGCAGATTGGGCAGTGCAGACCACGGTAAAACACCAGCAAGTCGAATGGTTCACCGGGGTTGGCACCCAGCACAAAGCGCTCGCCATTCGTCAACGGCAGGTTGAGGGCAGGCACGGGAAAACGGGGCATCAGGGACTGAACACGCATGGAAACTCCTAAAAAAATGGGGACCACACCATTGTGATGTACGCTTTGCCAATCAAAATCCAAAAATGATTGCAATTCGTACAAATGAACACCGCCCCACGCCTGGACCGCCTCTCTGCCCTGTTGGGCGGACTCGCGCCGCGCGTCCAGGTTTTGCGACCGGGCAGCGGCGACAGCACCCTGCAGTTCCCAAGCGAAGCATCACGCGGCTTGTGGCTGCACCTGGTGTTGGCGGGCGGCGTTGAGCTGCGGTCGGAAAACCAGCACATCACCGTGGCCGAGGCCCCCGCCATGCTGATCTGCCGGGCAGATGTTGCCCACGCCCTCACGCGGTCCAGCGCCGGGCAGCCCGCAGCAGCGACAGCTCCAGAGGCGCTGTTGTGCGCCCGCGCCCACCTCGAAGGCCCGGTCGCGCCGCTGTTGCTGGCCGAATTCCGGCAACCCATGGTGGTACCGCTCTCCGGTGCCGATGCCTCGTTGCAGCAGGTTATTCAGTTGGTGAGTGCTGAAGTGAGTGAGCCGCGCTGTGGCCAGCCTTTGTTGCTGGACCGGGCTGGCGACATCCTGTTCATCGGCCTGCTGCGGCATCTGGTGGGCCATGCCGGTAGTGGCCAAGGCCTGTTCCATGGCCTGGCCGATCCGCGCGTGGCCAGCACCCTGGTGGCCTTGCACGCCGAACCCCAGGCCGACTGGCGGCTGGAATCCATGGCCGCGCAGGCCGGCATGTCGCGCACAGCGTTTGTCAACTGTTTCCGCGACGCCCTCAACACGACGCCCGGCAAGTACCTGGCGCAGCTCCGACTGGCGATTGCCCAGAAGGCGGTGTCGTCGGGCGACAGCCTCAAGACTGCTGCCCGGCGCACCGGCTACGCCGACGCCTCAGCGCTGTCCCGCGCTCTGTCCAAAGCCCGGACGCATGAGCAAGCCTGAAAAGCAGGCCTGATCAGCCTGCGTGGTGGCAGGCCACCTGCCGGCCTTGCAGCATTCGCAAGACGGGCAGCTCGATTTCGCAACGCGCGTCCGCCAGCGGGCAGCGCTTGTGAAACGCACAGCCCGTGGGCGGGTCCAGCGGGCTGGGCAGCTCGCCGTGGATCTTGATTTTCTTCTGCCGATGGGCAGGGTCGATGGAAGGCGTGGCCGACAACAACGCTTGCGTATACGGGTGCAAGGCGTTGGCAAAGATCGTGGCCTTGGGGCCCGACTCCACCACCCGCCCCAGGTACATCACCATCACGTCGTTGGCGATGTGCTCCACCACAGCGAGGTTGTGTGACACAAACACGTAGGCGGTCTTGAGCTGATCCTGCAGGTCCATGAACAGGTTCAGCACCTGTGCCTGGATCGACACATCGAGCGCCGAGGTGGGTTCGTCGGCGACAAGAATCTTGGGCTGCAAAACCATGGCCCGCGCGATCGCAATGCGTTGCCGCTGACCACCGGAAAACATGTGCGCGTAGCGGTCGTGGTGCTCCGGGCGCAGGCCCACGCGCTCCAGGCTTTCCATCACCTTGGTCTTGCGCTCGGTGGCACTCAGTGCTGTGTTGAGCAACAGCGGTTCACCGATCTGATGGCCAATTTTCTGGCGCGGATTGAGCGAGGCGTAGGGGTTCTGGAAAACCATCTGCACCTGGCTGCGCAAGCGCTTGTACTGCGCCTTGTCGCCCGGCTTCACCCACTCATCGCCCAGCTGCAGGCGGCCCTCAGTGGGCGGCTCGATCAGCGTGAGCTGCCGGGCCAGCGTGCTCTTGCCGCAACCCGATTCACCCACCACCGCCAGCGTGCGTCCCTGCTCCAGCTGGAACGACACATCGGCCAATGCCTTCACCGTCACCGAAGGCTTCAAAAAACCCTGCGACACATGGTAATGCCGGGTCAGCGACTCGGCCTGCATCACCGGCTTGTTCATAGCACCTCCTGCGGGGTCATGGGGAAGAAGCAGCGCGTCTGCACCCCGTGTTGCTCAAACAGACCAGGCCGCTCGGTGCGACAGCGGTCCTGAACCCGCGGGCAACGCGGCGACAGGAGGCAACCGGCTGGCCGGTCGTGCTGGCCTGGCACGATGCCCGGCAAGGTATGCAGGCGGCTGGCACCCCGGCTGTGCTCGGGCACACTTTGCAGCAAGGCCCGCGTGTAGGGATGCGTGGGGGCGGTGAACATGCGCGAAACCTCGCCCTGCTCTACCACCTGGCCAGCGTACATCACCGCCACGCGCTGGGCCACCTCGGCCACCACCGCCAGATCGTGCGTGATCAGAATCAGCGCCATGTTGTGTGCCTTTTGCAGCTGCACCAAAAGCTCCATGATTTGCGCCTGGATGGTCACATCCAACGCGGTCGTGGGCTCATCGGCGATCAGCAACTTGGGGTTGCAGGCAATGGCAATCGCGATCATCACGCGCTGCGCCATGCCGCCTGAGAACTGGTGCGGGTAGCTGTCCAGCCGATTCGCCGCGCCAGAAATTTCCACCATTTCCAGCAATTCGATTGCGCGCGCTTTGGCCGCCGATCCTCGCAGCCCCATGTGCTGTTTCAGCACCTCGATCAGCTGGAAGCCAACCGTGAAACTGGGGTTGAGCGAAGTCATGGGGTCCTGAAAGATCATGGCCATATCCTTGCCCAGGATCTGGCGCCGCGCGCGATCGGAAATGGTCAGCAGATCCTTGCCGTCAAACACCAGCTTGTCGGCGTTGACCCGGCCTTGTCCGGCCAGCAGTCCCATCATGGCCATCATGCTGACCGATTTGCCCGAGCCCGACTCGCCCACGATGCCAAGCACCTGGCCTTGATCGAGTTGCACGTCGAGTGTGTCCACGGCACGAAAGCCGCGATCTTTGGCACCAAATTCGACGCTCAAATTTTGAATTTCCAAAAGACTCATTTCAAATTCCTCATGCACTCCACCGAAAGCACTGGGCGCCGTGGCGGGGATAACGCAATCCAAGTGACACCGCCGGGCCGGCTTTGCTGGACGGCAGGTGCGCCCCCTTGAGGGGGGCGTGCGAAGCACGGCGGGGGTGTTTCATGATGCCGTCTTGAGCTTGGGGTCCAGCGCATCGCGCAGACCATCGCCCACCAGGTTGATCGCCAGCACCGACAACAAAATGGTCAGGCCCGGCAAAGTCACCACCCACCACGCACTCTCGATGTAGTCGCGCGCCGACGCCAGCATCGTGCCCCATTCCGGCAGCGGCGGTTGCACGCCCAGCCCCAGAAAACCCAGCGCGGCAATCTCCAGAATGGCCGCTGAAAAGCTCATGGTTGCGTGCACGATCAGT encodes:
- a CDS encoding cytochrome c, translated to MKIHKFALALAVVTIAAVTSLIFLVPKWTKDRPYRLHPDDGKTVAIGARIYQSHCASCHGSNLEGQPEWRSRDSRGFLPAPPHNASGHTWHHSDETLFQITKLGVAHVIGDETYQTTMPIYSGVLNDEEIVAVLSWIKAQWPSDIRKSNELVNEGNR
- a CDS encoding cytochrome c, coding for MKAWKRIFVTALGMALLTSAGFAWSQRIRDLPAASQGIKIPAFSSMALAGQRAYDATCAKCHGANGTGTDKGPPFLDPVYNPGHHADEAFMRAVRNGVRQHHWGFGDMPAQPTVTESEIQQIVRYVRELQQANGMVFEAHRM
- a CDS encoding ABC transporter transmembrane domain-containing protein; its protein translation is MSQSTAPERPKASTPQSLSGLRPFIRPYRWQIALAILFLVLAAAATLVFPVALRQLIDGGLVAGDRSAQAMGLRGHFLELFAVAFALGIFSAVRFYLVSWLGERVTTDLRNAVYSHVLRQSPEFFESTQTGEVLSRLTTDTTLVQTVVGSSLSMGLRNGVMGLGALIMLVWTNPYVMTQVLLILLLVVLPSMWFGRRVRKLSRASQDRVADASAIAAEVLNAIPVVQSYTAEDREAQRFGKATESAFKTAIKRASARSVLVAFIIITTSALLLWGLYQGTQAVINGDITPGHLGQTVVYIIILAGSVAVLGEVYGDLLRAAGASERLMELLASESPVQSPTSPVDLPRPEGGSAVTFHKLDFRYPSRPNQASLDDFSLFVQPGQTVALVGASGAGKTTVFSLLLRYYDPQRGRIEVDGVPINQLSLEDLRNRVGIVPQDPVIFSSSAMENIRYGKPDASDEEVKAAAMAAFADEFIMDLPEQYNTYLGERGVRLSGGQRQRIAIARAMLKNPPLLLLDEATSALDAQSERVVQAALESAMRDRTTLVIAHRLATVQRADHIVVLDHGRIVEQGTHAELIERGGIYEGLAALQFTT
- a CDS encoding AraC family transcriptional regulator, with translation MNTAPRLDRLSALLGGLAPRVQVLRPGSGDSTLQFPSEASRGLWLHLVLAGGVELRSENQHITVAEAPAMLICRADVAHALTRSSAGQPAAATAPEALLCARAHLEGPVAPLLLAEFRQPMVVPLSGADASLQQVIQLVSAEVSEPRCGQPLLLDRAGDILFIGLLRHLVGHAGSGQGLFHGLADPRVASTLVALHAEPQADWRLESMAAQAGMSRTAFVNCFRDALNTTPGKYLAQLRLAIAQKAVSSGDSLKTAARRTGYADASALSRALSKARTHEQA
- a CDS encoding dipeptide ABC transporter ATP-binding protein, with amino-acid sequence MNKPVMQAESLTRHYHVSQGFLKPSVTVKALADVSFQLEQGRTLAVVGESGCGKSTLARQLTLIEPPTEGRLQLGDEWVKPGDKAQYKRLRSQVQMVFQNPYASLNPRQKIGHQIGEPLLLNTALSATERKTKVMESLERVGLRPEHHDRYAHMFSGGQRQRIAIARAMVLQPKILVADEPTSALDVSIQAQVLNLFMDLQDQLKTAYVFVSHNLAVVEHIANDVMVMYLGRVVESGPKATIFANALHPYTQALLSATPSIDPAHRQKKIKIHGELPSPLDPPTGCAFHKRCPLADARCEIELPVLRMLQGRQVACHHAG
- a CDS encoding heavy metal translocating P-type ATPase; the encoded protein is MTVTAQSAHQVELDGHSHYFCSAKCLTKFNADPQKYIAGTQNPASTAPTPAQAGAIYTCPMHPEIRQDHPGNCPKCGMTLEPEMPALDDDENPELADFKRRFWWTLPFTVVVVALAMAGHGTDWLDGLFGNVGQNWVEFGLTLPVALWAGWPFYKRGAQSVVNLSPNMWTLIGLGTGVAFVYSVVATVAPQVFPAAFVIDGRVSVYFEAAASIISLTLFGQMLELKARSQTSAAIKSLLGLAPKTARRINADGTEEDIPLSHVHEGDRLRVRPGEKVPVDGVVIEGSSSLDESMLTGEPLPVTKRAGDKLIGATMNTSGALVMQSEHVGSATVLSQIVQMVAQAQRSRAPMQRMADVVAGYFVVSVVSVALLTFFAWGFFGPEPSWVFGLINAVSVLIIACPCALGLATPMSIMVATGKGATNGVLFRDAAAIENLRKVDTLIVDKTGTLTEGRPTFERAVAMQGFDEQDILRMAASLDQGSEHPLAAAIVAAANEQGLKLSKPEAFDSESGIGVQGTVDDKALALGNTALMNQLGIQVDALKSQAEELRGQGASVMHLAIDGQLAGLLAVSDPVKATTAEALKALREAGLRVVMATGDGLTTAKAVGKRLGIDEVHGEVTPADKLKLVEKLQAEGCVVAMAGDGINDAPALARADVGIAMGTGTDVAMNSAQLTLIKGDLRGIATARALSVATVANMKQNLAFAFVYNAIGVPLAAGVLYAFTGWLLSPMFAALAMSLSSASVISNALRLRNTKLIGE
- a CDS encoding peroxiredoxin-like family protein, with translation MRVQSLMPRFPVPALNLPLTNGERFVLGANPGEPFDLLVFYRGLHCPICAKYLLELERLAPEFASRGVQVVAISSDSEERGKAMAEKVKASGVKFAYDLSLRSAREWGLYISTSRGTTSIGIDEPELFSEPGVFLVRPDGTLYYGATQTMPFARPQFQDLIGAIDFAVSKDYPARGEYTGAV
- a CDS encoding oligopeptide/dipeptide ABC transporter ATP-binding protein, whose product is MSLLEIQNLSVEFGAKDRGFRAVDTLDVQLDQGQVLGIVGESGSGKSVSMMAMMGLLAGQGRVNADKLVFDGKDLLTISDRARRQILGKDMAMIFQDPMTSLNPSFTVGFQLIEVLKQHMGLRGSAAKARAIELLEMVEISGAANRLDSYPHQFSGGMAQRVMIAIAIACNPKLLIADEPTTALDVTIQAQIMELLVQLQKAHNMALILITHDLAVVAEVAQRVAVMYAGQVVEQGEVSRMFTAPTHPYTRALLQSVPEHSRGASRLHTLPGIVPGQHDRPAGCLLSPRCPRVQDRCRTERPGLFEQHGVQTRCFFPMTPQEVL